The genome window ATTTGTAACAAATATCTGGTCAAACAAATGCCTTAAAGACTTACTTGAGGGTTGACATGAAGCGCAGAGCTTTCCGGGTCATTGTGTTTCTGTTCATGTAGGTGTTTTTGGACCAGACAGCAGATAAAGTCCTCGATTTCTTGCCGACGTTGCCTGAAAATAGTCACACATAACCTTGTTTCACTTTTCAACAACAAAAGTGAAATTTGGGGAATTAAAAAGGAAACGTTAATGCAAATACCTACTTAGAAATGCTATTGTTTCCAAAAAGAACTTGACAGAGAGGTCCATCTGTTCTtgaattttctatttttatacctctacaaacaaatcaacaacagcacatgaatgttttgtattttacacttaaaaattgacaaattgtgtaaatattttaaatcgcTTACGTAGGACGACTTAATATGTTTAACTTTCTCTTCAGTTCCTCATGTGGTCCGGTGTTAAGGTACAAAATACATGACAGTCTCAAAATATATCACTGTATGTATTAGCctaaattgtattgtatttaaatgtattatatttgtgTTAATGGCGCTACTTGTGATTATTGCCTTCTCAAGAtcatttacagacattttttccTTTTCGTCCCTATTTCACAGCATGATTCTCATATAACAAATTCTTTAACCATAAATAGCAAGATGAGTTTTTACTGTGCATTTCTTATAGTCTGACGTCACGTGAGAAagtaacattttttacatgaGGTTGAATGTTTTTCCTACAAGAAAGATGCTTATTTACAATGATTGAATGAAATTGGTGCATTCGCACTAAATACTGAAACTAAAACCATAACTTAGTCCTCCCGTAGGGGTTAATGGCCATGAGAGAACCACACAACTGTCTTTTCTCCACGTGACATTTTAAACTCTACCGAGTACACTGCACTTGTATAGTAACGTTATAGTGAACGAATCAACAACATTATGCTAATAAATCAACTTTCACTGTGTACATAGGCGCTCAAACGCATCTCAGGCTGCACACGAGTATTTCAAGGATATTCTCTGCGTTCAGACGCTCAATCGTCGCTTCGCACTCGACTAAACGATCGTGCACTTCCTCTGACTCCTCTTCGTCGACATCACTAAAACGAATGTGCTTCACAACTGGCGCGTTCTCAAACTGCTCGAACAGTTCGGTGTCTCCAAAATCAACCTCCGCCATGTTTAACGATCACAGTGACGACTCTGACGTCTACTTTTAGGTTTTGTGGAGCGTAGCGCTGACCTTGAGGCACATTATCGCCACCTACTGTGTTGGAGTGTAATGATCACAGTGACGTCAATGGGTGTGTAAGCCGCGCTATCTCTGGGCGGTGATTGGCTAAGGGACCGGAAGGAGGAAGTTGTGAAACAGGGTCttttaaatacatgaaaaaagtgtttcagttatGGCTTTGTTTTagctaaacaaaatataacTGGTGCAACGGGTGCATTATAAGATGATTTGTAATCAATGCTAAACATAGTTTAACGTGTATTTTTAGGTATTTTAATACTTTGAAGtcgtttttgtgttttagaaatTGTGTCTATAGCATCATGACATCTGTTTCTCTCATCAATTTGTCATATTGGGAATGCGGGAGAAGGAGGATACGGTTCTTGTATCTTGCAAACAATAACTCGTTTAAAGTTGCTAAACAAGGCACGAATGCGGTAAGAGGAACATAAATGATCTCAAAAGGAATTATATTGAGTAGCATGATATAAAAAGTGCTAGGTGTATTAGTTCATACACAGAAATATCCTATATTCAACGAATTAATTTAATATcgattttaaattatttttatcatgtagcttttattttgtaggaTCAGATGATTCCCCTCTTTCTTGGAGCTGATCTGTTCTCAGACACAGACATTCGCAGTGAAAACCAACCCAGACATCATGCCAAGTTTGCTAAGCGAGGactagcaactaaactgtttttCTCATCAGGTACCGCAGTGATCTTTTCTAGTCTTAGAAAATAATGTTCTGGTCATTTCAGAGGTTAATGCTTCTCTTCCTGCGATCTTCAGAGTTCAGATTCAAGGGACTGAGACTTCCCTGTTCCAGCAACAATCTGTGGTTTTATAGCGTTCATGGAGTTTTCCGAGTGGCATTTGAACTGTATAGCAAACAAGATCAACTGTCAATCGTGGAGTCCTTTCAGGTAACttcattgtgtcatttaaatgCCTAGCCTATTGTTTTCCTTGTCCAAATGTACTAACGATTAAAACAATACTTTATTTATAAGGATCTGTGGAAGTCTCGGATAGATGATGATAAACTGAACCTGAACTATCATCTTGCTGCCCGGGTGGATGTTCAAGACCAAGTGGCACAAACAGTTTTGACAAATGCTATTACATGTGCATCATCCCAATGCCATCCGAACTGTCAGGAAGGAGAAAAGATCTTGAGCGACTTTCACATGGATGAGTCCGGTAATTCATCATCTACAGACCACGACTACTGTTCCCCAACAGAACCATCCGATACAAGCCAATATGCTTTACTTACTCACAAACTCAACAGCATTGGAGAAAAAGTGACGTTTACTACAAACATGGAAGAGGAACAATTAAAGACCACCATGAAGTTACTGGACTATGTGGAGTGTTGCATTACTGGGTGTCAGGATGAGGTCAGACTGACGGATTTGGCACTGACCCTGTTTCAGACTCATTTTCAAGGTTACTCTGTTTACTCGAGCACTCTTCTGAAAACGGTGGCAGGCTGGCTCGGTCAGCAGTTCAGCGCAGCTAACAGCACTATCAGTCGTCGGGTTGAAGGATTTAAGGCCCAGCACATTGAACACATTACAGATCTGCCTCCGCCGGAGGAGCTGGCGTCTGAACTTTTCCCAGAGGCCATGCGGAATCTTCTCGCTCACTGGATGGGTCTGAGTGAAGAGGCAGACGACTGGAAAAGACACAG of Triplophysa dalaica isolate WHDGS20190420 chromosome 4, ASM1584641v1, whole genome shotgun sequence contains these proteins:
- the si:ch211-110p13.9 gene encoding uncharacterized protein si:ch211-110p13.9 isoform X1 translates to MTSVSLINLSYWECGRRRIRFLYLANNNSFKVAKQGTNADQMIPLFLGADLFSDTDIRSENQPRHHAKFAKRGLATKLFFSSEFRFKGLRLPCSSNNLWFYSVHGVFRVAFELYSKQDQLSIVESFQDLWKSRIDDDKLNLNYHLAARVDVQDQVAQTVLTNAITCASSQCHPNCQEGEKILSDFHMDESGNSSSTDHDYCSPTEPSDTSQYALLTHKLNSIGEKVTFTTNMEEEQLKTTMKLLDYVECCITGCQDEVRLTDLALTLFQTHFQGYSVYSSTLLKTVAGWLGQQFSAANSTISRRVEGFKAQHIEHITDLPPPEELASELFPEAMRNLLAHWMGLSEEADDWKRHSEYPILLLILEFANHNLITGVAHVLYSSLISK
- the si:ch211-110p13.9 gene encoding uncharacterized protein si:ch211-110p13.9 isoform X2; this encodes MIPLFLGADLFSDTDIRSENQPRHHAKFAKRGLATKLFFSSEFRFKGLRLPCSSNNLWFYSVHGVFRVAFELYSKQDQLSIVESFQDLWKSRIDDDKLNLNYHLAARVDVQDQVAQTVLTNAITCASSQCHPNCQEGEKILSDFHMDESGNSSSTDHDYCSPTEPSDTSQYALLTHKLNSIGEKVTFTTNMEEEQLKTTMKLLDYVECCITGCQDEVRLTDLALTLFQTHFQGYSVYSSTLLKTVAGWLGQQFSAANSTISRRVEGFKAQHIEHITDLPPPEELASELFPEAMRNLLAHWMGLSEEADDWKRHSEYPILLLILEFANHNLITGVAHVLYSSLISK